A genomic window from Indioceanicola profundi includes:
- a CDS encoding type I secretion C-terminal target domain-containing protein — translation MATTYTRPFGPDAPWNIPVAGLQRAPNSSALADALWNDAPSARAGNFNLSFDGYTYPVYEATDATGWYTVKTQWSTNINGTKIPWNPAWKPANGSDAQVIVLDPATGREWDLWQVSFDGNTVSATNGSLVPGDYRTYEGGNVPSRGVGIQYLAMLVRPEEIAQGKIEHALSLPIRNTDGTSYVAPATKLEHPGRGAGIPEGTRFALNVSDAEINAWLKSLPSDLSEQTLRSAKIIAEALRDYGWFITDTSGGAHFQFEDRATAGKEWDALGLGSNTPGRSVTDLLDGLLTENRIYSVVPSDKYPPDVFGGGSSPSEPVPEPTPVPPAPEPKPEPKPEPKPEPTPDPKPDPAPDTGDSGSDNGSGSSSGSAYGYSLSNRDAVPGTSSLSGKTIEKSGSYTLKTGEMNLALKGSAATGIGNGSDNTITGNSANNNLSGETGNDKLYGGAGNDTLYGGVGNDVLFGGAGKDVLNGGSGRDMLMGGSGADTFQFGHVNFSKPGSTNRDVILDFRHGEGDKIDLSGIDASTKSSGNNAFTFIGTDSFSGKAGELRTVMRDGKLMVEGDVDGSGKANLQIELVGVSSLDASDFVL, via the coding sequence ATGGCGACTACATATACGCGGCCCTTCGGTCCCGATGCTCCGTGGAACATTCCTGTCGCGGGACTTCAGCGGGCTCCCAACTCGTCGGCTCTTGCCGACGCCCTTTGGAACGATGCACCCTCGGCGCGGGCAGGGAACTTCAATCTCTCCTTCGACGGGTATACCTATCCTGTCTACGAAGCCACCGACGCTACGGGCTGGTATACGGTCAAGACCCAGTGGTCGACCAACATCAACGGCACGAAGATTCCATGGAATCCCGCCTGGAAGCCGGCCAACGGGTCCGATGCCCAGGTGATCGTGCTGGACCCGGCCACCGGGCGCGAGTGGGATCTGTGGCAGGTTTCGTTCGACGGCAATACCGTTTCCGCGACCAATGGCTCGCTGGTGCCGGGCGACTACCGCACCTATGAGGGCGGCAATGTTCCCTCGCGCGGCGTCGGCATCCAGTATCTGGCCATGCTGGTGCGCCCGGAGGAGATCGCTCAGGGCAAGATCGAGCACGCGCTGTCCCTGCCGATCCGCAACACGGACGGAACCAGCTATGTGGCACCGGCCACGAAGCTGGAGCATCCGGGACGCGGCGCCGGCATTCCCGAGGGCACCCGCTTCGCCCTGAACGTGTCTGATGCCGAGATCAATGCCTGGCTGAAGTCCCTACCGTCCGACCTGTCCGAGCAGACGCTCCGCTCGGCCAAGATCATCGCCGAGGCGCTGCGCGACTATGGCTGGTTCATTACCGACACGTCCGGTGGCGCCCACTTCCAGTTCGAGGACCGCGCCACCGCAGGTAAGGAATGGGATGCCCTCGGTCTCGGCTCCAACACGCCGGGCCGTAGCGTGACCGACCTGCTGGACGGGCTGCTCACCGAAAACCGGATCTATTCGGTCGTTCCCAGCGACAAGTATCCGCCGGACGTCTTCGGCGGCGGTTCGTCGCCTAGCGAGCCCGTGCCGGAGCCGACTCCGGTGCCGCCGGCTCCGGAGCCGAAGCCCGAACCCAAGCCCGAGCCGAAGCCGGAACCGACCCCCGATCCGAAGCCCGATCCGGCACCGGACACCGGTGACTCCGGCAGCGACAATGGCTCCGGTTCCTCCAGCGGGTCGGCCTATGGTTACAGCCTCAGCAACCGCGACGCCGTTCCGGGCACGTCCAGCCTCTCCGGCAAGACGATCGAAAAGTCCGGCTCCTACACCCTGAAGACCGGGGAAATGAACCTGGCGCTCAAGGGCAGCGCCGCGACCGGCATCGGCAACGGGTCGGACAACACCATCACCGGCAACTCCGCCAACAACAACCTGTCCGGCGAGACGGGGAACGACAAGCTCTATGGCGGGGCGGGCAACGACACGCTGTATGGCGGCGTCGGGAACGATGTCCTGTTCGGCGGGGCGGGCAAGGACGTGCTGAATGGCGGCTCCGGCCGTGACATGCTGATGGGCGGCTCCGGAGCGGACACCTTCCAGTTCGGGCATGTCAATTTCAGCAAGCCCGGCTCCACCAACCGTGACGTCATCCTGGATTTCCGTCACGGCGAAGGGGACAAGATCGATCTCTCCGGCATCGACGCCAGCACCAAGAGCTCCGGCAACAATGCCTTCACCTTCATCGGCACGGACTCTTTCTCCGGCAAGGCGGGGGAGCTGCGGACCGTGATGCGGGACGGGAAGCTGATGGTCGAGGGCGACGTGGACGGCAGCGGGAAGGCCAACCTCCAGATCGAGCTGGTCGGCGTCTCCTCGCTCGACGCCTCCGACTTCGTGCTCTGA